The following coding sequences lie in one Silene latifolia isolate original U9 population chromosome 5, ASM4854445v1, whole genome shotgun sequence genomic window:
- the LOC141657067 gene encoding anaphase-promoting complex subunit 10-like, whose amino-acid sequence MATESSDGEEGKLIGGSKHLSVDSDLREMTKNAAWSVSSCKPGNGVQCLRDDNFETYWQSDGAQPHVINIQFQKKVKLQLIVLYVDYKLDESYTPSKISIRAGDGFHNLKEIKAVELVKPTGWIHISLSGNDPREVFVNTFMLQIAVLSNHLNGRDTHVRQIKVYGPRPNPIPCQPFQFTSSEFVTYSTVR is encoded by the exons ATGGCAACAGAATCGTCTGATGGGGAGGAAGGAAAGCTAATTGGAGGTAGTAAGCATTTGAGTGTGGATAGTGATCTAAGAGAGATGACAAAGAATGCTGCTTGGAGTGTTAGTTCTTGCAAGCCTGGCAATGGCGTTCAATGCCTCCGCGATGACAATTTTGAGACTTATTGGCA ATCTGATGGAGCACAACCTCATGTTATTAACATTCAGTTCCAGAAGAAAGTGAAACTGCAA CTGATTGTTCTCTATGTCGATTACAAGCTCGATGAGAGCTACACTCCGAGTAAGATTTCTATAAGAGCTGGTGATGGATTCCATAACCTGAAG GAAATAAAGGCAGTTGAACTGGTCAAGCCGACTGGCTGGATACATATATCATTGTCTGGAAATGATCCACG GGAAGTTTTTGTCAATACGTTTATGCTTCAAATTGCTGTTTTGTCTAATCACCTCAACGGTAGGGATACTCATGTGCGCCAGATCAAAGTCTATGGACCCCGACC GAACCCAATTCCATGTCAACCTTTCCAGTTCACCTCCTCTGAGTTCGTGACATATTCAACTGTGAGATAA
- the LOC141657068 gene encoding early nodulin-like protein 9: MAKCGSIIVGLFGLVLLMQRGDAATFTVGGSKGWSVPSDNSAVFNQWAEKMRFQIGDSLLFVYQTSDSVLQVTKEDFSNCNTNSPIAKFTDGHTEFKFNASGPYYFISGNKDNCNKNEKLVVVVLADRTTKTASPPSPVAPTPSPVVDQQQSNTTVVSPAPSAEADQPRNGATSIVLSFGSVGALVGATLLLAF, translated from the exons ATGGCTAAGTGTGGTAGTATCATTGTTGGCTTATTTGGTCTAGTGTTGTTGATGCAAAGAGGTGATGCAGCTACATTTACTGTAGGTGGTTCTAAGGGTTGGTCTGTTCCTTCTGATAATAGTGCTGTTTTTAATCAATGGGCTGAAAAAATGAGGTTTCAAATTGGTGATTCTTTAT TGTTTGTGTACCAAACAAGTGACTCAGTCCTTCAAGTAACCAAAGAAGACTTCAGCAACTGCAACACAAACTCACCCATTGCAAAGTTCACAGACGGTCACACCGAGTTCAAGTTCAATGCATCAGGTCCATACTACTTCATAAGTGGCAACAAAGACAACTGCAACAAAAATGAGAAGCTAGTAGTAGTAGTCTTAGCTGACCGAACTACCAAAACAGCCTCGCCGCCTTCACCAGTCGCACCAACTCCTTCACCCGTCGTTGATCAGCAGCAATCCAACACCACTGTGGTCTCTCCTGCTCCCTCTGCTGAAGCTGACCAACCGCGTAATGGTGCTACCTCTATTGTCCTGAGCTTTGGTTCAGTTGGTGCTCTTGTGGGTGCTACACTACTCCTTGCTTTCTGA